One window of the Streptomyces sp. ITFR-21 genome contains the following:
- the trpC gene encoding indole-3-glycerol phosphate synthase TrpC: MSVLDEIIDGVRADLAERQARVSLGDLKERAARARDAKDGVAALRSEGVTVICEVKRSSPSKGALAAIADPAALAADYEAGGAAAISVLTEQRRFGGSLADLEAVRAAVDVPVLRKDFIVTAYQLWEARAYGADLALLIVAALEQPALVSLVERAESIGLTPLVEVHDEEEVERAVDAGARIIGVNARNLKTLEVDRGTFARVAPRIPDRVVKVAESGVRGPHDLIAYANDGADAVLVGESLVTGRNPRAAVADLVAAGAHPALRNNPRA; encoded by the coding sequence GTGAGTGTGCTCGACGAGATCATCGACGGAGTCCGAGCCGACCTCGCCGAGCGGCAGGCCCGGGTCTCCCTCGGCGACCTCAAGGAACGGGCCGCCCGGGCGCGCGACGCCAAGGACGGGGTGGCCGCGCTGCGCAGCGAAGGCGTCACCGTGATCTGCGAGGTCAAGCGGTCCAGCCCGTCCAAGGGCGCGCTCGCCGCCATCGCGGACCCGGCGGCCCTGGCCGCCGACTACGAGGCGGGCGGCGCCGCGGCGATCAGCGTCCTCACCGAGCAGCGCAGGTTCGGCGGGTCGCTCGCCGACCTCGAGGCGGTCCGCGCCGCCGTGGACGTGCCGGTGCTCCGCAAGGACTTCATCGTCACCGCGTACCAGCTCTGGGAGGCGCGGGCGTACGGCGCCGACCTGGCGCTGCTGATCGTGGCCGCGCTCGAGCAGCCCGCGCTGGTGTCCCTCGTCGAGCGGGCCGAGTCCATCGGGCTCACCCCGCTGGTCGAGGTGCACGACGAGGAGGAGGTCGAGCGGGCGGTGGACGCGGGCGCCCGGATCATCGGGGTCAACGCGCGCAACCTCAAGACGCTGGAGGTCGACCGCGGCACGTTCGCCCGGGTGGCCCCGCGGATCCCCGACCGCGTCGTCAAGGTCGCCGAGTCCGGTGTCCGCGGCCCGCACGACCTGATCGCCTACGCGAACGACGGCGCGGACGCCGTCCTGGTCGGCGAGTCCCTCGTCACCGGCCGCAACCCGCGCGCGGCCGTCGCCGATCTCGTGGCGGCGGGGGCGCATCCGGCGCTGCGCAACAACCCCCGCGCTTAG
- a CDS encoding TIGR02234 family membrane protein: protein MRALALALPLGALGAALVLLGVSKTWTRGTAALTGRGIAVHASGSQTTALPGALALVGLAALVAVFAVRRLGRYAVAALLTLSGAGAVAGVLARRGDHGAVDNAAAGATGLTRATAGHVTTTSWPLVAAAGGLLLLIAGLLALRYGPRWPAMSGRYERAGGKKPAAPRAAAPVPVDPDRPEDLWKALDRGEDPTAPASR, encoded by the coding sequence ATGCGCGCCCTCGCTCTCGCCCTGCCGCTCGGCGCGCTCGGCGCGGCCCTGGTGCTCCTCGGCGTCAGCAAGACCTGGACGCGCGGCACCGCCGCCCTCACCGGCCGCGGTATCGCCGTGCACGCCTCCGGCAGCCAGACCACCGCGCTGCCCGGCGCGCTGGCGCTGGTCGGGCTCGCCGCCCTCGTCGCGGTCTTCGCGGTACGCCGGCTCGGCCGCTACGCCGTCGCCGCCCTGCTCACCCTCAGCGGGGCCGGCGCGGTGGCCGGCGTCCTGGCCCGGCGCGGCGACCACGGCGCCGTCGACAACGCCGCCGCCGGCGCGACCGGCCTCACCCGCGCCACCGCCGGGCACGTCACCACCACATCCTGGCCGCTGGTCGCGGCGGCCGGCGGCCTGCTGCTGCTCATCGCCGGGCTGCTCGCGCTGCGCTACGGCCCGCGCTGGCCGGCCATGTCCGGCCGCTACGAGCGGGCCGGCGGCAAGAAACCCGCCGCGCCCCGCGCCGCCGCCCCCGTACCGGTCGACCCGGACCGTCCCGAGGACCTGTGGAAGGCCCTCGACCGCGGCGAGGACCCCACCGCCCCGGCCTCCCGCTGA
- a CDS encoding anthranilate synthase component I → MDLETFRKLAVDRRVIPVSRRLLADGDTPVGLYRKLAGERVGTFLLESAENSRSWSRYSFVGVRSSATLTVRDGRAHWLGTPPVGVPVDGDPLAALGATVEALHTPRDLAAGMPPFTGGMVGYLGYDIVRRLERIGEHGADTLRLPELTMLLTSDLAVFDHWDGSVLLIANAINHNDRDTGVDEAYADAVARLDVMEADLARPAPSEPAVLPESADFGYTAYWGGDNFKAAVVDIKERIRAGEAFQVVPSQRFETPCSASALDVYRVLRATNPSPYMYLLRFPGDEGGAFDVVGSSPEALVKVEGGRALLHPIAGTRPRGATPQADSALAEELLADPKERAEHLMLVDLGRNDLGRVCEPGTVEVVDFMSVERYSHVMHIVSTVTGKVAAGRSAFDVLTACFPAGTLSGAPKPRAMQIIEELEPFRRGLYGGCVGYLDFAGDADTAIAIRTALLRDGTAYVQAGAGVVADSDPDAEDAECRNKAAAVLRAVATANGMRKP, encoded by the coding sequence ATGGACCTGGAAACCTTCCGCAAACTCGCGGTCGACCGCCGAGTCATCCCGGTCAGCCGGCGCCTCCTCGCGGACGGCGACACCCCCGTCGGTCTGTACCGCAAGCTCGCCGGGGAACGGGTCGGCACCTTCCTGCTGGAGTCCGCGGAGAACAGCCGCTCGTGGTCCCGCTACTCCTTCGTCGGCGTGCGCTCCTCGGCCACGCTGACGGTACGGGACGGCCGGGCGCACTGGCTGGGCACTCCGCCGGTCGGCGTCCCCGTCGACGGCGACCCGCTGGCCGCGCTGGGCGCCACCGTCGAGGCGCTGCACACCCCGCGCGACCTGGCGGCCGGTATGCCGCCCTTCACCGGCGGCATGGTCGGCTACCTCGGCTACGACATCGTGCGCCGGCTGGAGCGCATCGGCGAGCACGGCGCGGACACCCTGCGGCTGCCCGAACTGACCATGCTGCTGACCTCCGACCTGGCGGTGTTCGACCACTGGGACGGCTCGGTGCTGCTGATCGCCAACGCGATCAACCACAACGACCGGGACACCGGCGTGGACGAGGCGTACGCGGACGCGGTGGCCCGGCTCGACGTCATGGAGGCGGACCTGGCCCGGCCCGCGCCGAGCGAACCCGCCGTGCTGCCGGAGTCGGCCGACTTCGGCTACACCGCGTACTGGGGCGGCGACAACTTCAAGGCGGCGGTGGTGGACATCAAGGAGCGGATCCGGGCCGGCGAGGCGTTCCAGGTGGTGCCCTCGCAGCGGTTCGAGACACCCTGCTCGGCGAGCGCCCTGGACGTCTACCGGGTGCTGCGGGCCACCAACCCCAGCCCGTACATGTACCTGCTGCGCTTCCCCGGCGACGAGGGCGGAGCCTTCGACGTGGTGGGCTCCAGCCCGGAGGCGCTGGTGAAGGTCGAGGGCGGCCGGGCGCTGCTGCACCCGATCGCCGGCACCCGGCCGCGCGGCGCCACCCCGCAGGCCGACAGCGCGCTCGCCGAGGAACTGCTCGCCGACCCCAAGGAGCGGGCCGAGCACCTGATGCTGGTCGACCTCGGGCGCAACGACCTGGGCCGGGTCTGCGAGCCCGGCACGGTCGAGGTCGTCGACTTCATGTCGGTGGAGCGCTACTCGCACGTGATGCACATCGTGTCCACCGTCACCGGGAAGGTCGCCGCCGGCCGCAGCGCCTTCGACGTGCTGACCGCGTGCTTCCCGGCCGGCACCCTGTCCGGGGCGCCCAAGCCGCGGGCGATGCAGATCATCGAGGAGCTGGAGCCGTTCCGGCGCGGACTGTACGGCGGCTGCGTCGGCTATCTGGACTTCGCCGGGGACGCCGACACCGCGATCGCGATCCGTACCGCGCTGCTGCGCGACGGCACCGCGTACGTCCAGGCGGGCGCGGGCGTTGTCGCGGACTCCGATCCGGACGCCGAGGACGCCGAGTGCCGCAACAAGGCGGCGGCGGTGCTGCGGGCGGTCGCGACGGCGAACGGCATGCGCAAGCCGTAG
- a CDS encoding TIGR03085 family metal-binding protein encodes MSSHAQRERLLLADLLERSGPDAPTLCEGWRTRDLAAHVVVRERRGDAAAGILIPRLAPRLERVRGEFAAKPYDELIRLIRTGPPRLSPFAVKQLDEISNTVEFYVHTEDVRRAAPDWTPRVVDPLLAETLWNRLERGGRLLGRRAPVGLVLRRPDGQTVVAHKGSPVVTVTGEPSELTLFAFGRQSAAKVTTEGDQDAVAKAYAAELGM; translated from the coding sequence ATGTCGAGTCATGCACAGCGTGAACGTCTGCTCCTCGCCGACCTGCTGGAGCGATCGGGGCCCGACGCCCCGACGCTGTGCGAGGGTTGGCGGACCCGGGACCTGGCCGCGCACGTGGTGGTGCGCGAGCGGCGCGGCGACGCGGCCGCCGGGATCCTGATCCCCCGGCTCGCGCCCCGGCTGGAGCGGGTCCGCGGCGAGTTCGCGGCCAAGCCCTACGATGAGCTGATCCGGCTGATCAGGACCGGTCCGCCGCGGCTGTCCCCCTTCGCCGTCAAGCAGCTCGACGAGATCTCCAACACCGTCGAGTTCTACGTGCACACCGAGGACGTCCGGCGGGCCGCGCCCGACTGGACACCGCGGGTCGTCGACCCGCTGCTCGCCGAGACCCTCTGGAACCGCCTGGAGCGCGGCGGCCGGCTGCTCGGCCGCCGGGCCCCGGTCGGCCTCGTCCTGCGCCGCCCCGACGGCCAGACCGTGGTGGCCCACAAGGGCTCCCCGGTGGTGACCGTGACCGGGGAGCCGAGCGAGCTGACGCTCTTCGCCTTCGGCCGCCAGTCGGCCGCCAAGGTCACGACCGAGGGCGACCAGGACGCGGTGGCGAAGGCGTACGCGGCCGAGCTCGGCATGTAG
- a CDS encoding HGxxPAAW family protein translates to MAATHDHGHTPAAWTGVIISFVGFCAAGAFMVAARPVGFWVSLGVILLGAVVGGVMKIMGFGAKMPRDIAAAHEKAAEAEAERDESRTPANAA, encoded by the coding sequence ATGGCGGCCACGCACGACCACGGACACACGCCCGCCGCCTGGACCGGCGTGATCATCTCCTTCGTCGGCTTCTGCGCCGCGGGTGCCTTCATGGTGGCGGCGCGGCCGGTCGGCTTCTGGGTGAGCCTCGGCGTCATCCTGCTCGGCGCCGTGGTGGGCGGCGTGATGAAGATCATGGGCTTCGGCGCGAAGATGCCGCGCGACATCGCCGCCGCCCACGAGAAGGCCGCCGAGGCCGAGGCCGAGCGGGACGAGTCCCGCACCCCCGCCAACGCCGCCTGA
- a CDS encoding histidinol-phosphate transaminase encodes MTRVDDLPVRAELRGQSPYGAPQLDVPVRLNTNENPYPLPEPLVARIAERVAEAARGLNRYPDRDAVELRAGLARYLTRTAGHPVGVEQVWAANGSNEVIQQLLQTFGGPGRTAIGFEPSYSMHALISRGTGTGWISGPRGDDFTIDVAAATREIAERAPDVVFVCSPNNPTGTAVAAETVLALHEAAMAAGPSMVVVDEAYGEFSHRPSLLPLIDGRPNLVLTRTMSKAFGAAGLRLGYLAADPAVVDAVQLVRLPYHLSSITQATALAALEHTDTLLGYVEQLKAERDRLVAELTAIGYEVTASDANFVQFGRFADSHAAWQALLDRGVLVRDNGVPGRLRVTAGTPAENDAFLDAARTVFKEQQSRPPRTEHRTEESV; translated from the coding sequence GTGACCCGCGTCGACGACCTGCCGGTCCGCGCCGAGCTGCGCGGCCAGTCCCCGTACGGCGCCCCCCAGCTCGACGTACCGGTGCGGCTGAACACCAACGAGAACCCCTACCCGCTGCCCGAACCGCTGGTCGCCCGGATCGCCGAGCGCGTGGCCGAGGCCGCCCGCGGCCTGAACCGCTACCCCGACCGGGACGCGGTCGAGCTGCGCGCCGGACTCGCCCGGTACCTGACCCGGACCGCGGGCCACCCGGTCGGCGTGGAGCAGGTGTGGGCCGCCAACGGCTCCAACGAGGTCATCCAGCAGCTGCTGCAGACCTTCGGCGGCCCCGGCCGCACCGCCATCGGCTTCGAGCCCTCGTACTCGATGCACGCGCTGATCTCCCGTGGCACCGGCACCGGGTGGATCTCCGGGCCGCGCGGCGACGACTTCACCATCGACGTGGCCGCCGCCACCCGGGAGATCGCCGAGCGCGCGCCCGACGTGGTGTTCGTCTGCTCGCCGAACAACCCGACCGGCACCGCGGTCGCCGCCGAGACCGTCCTCGCGCTCCACGAGGCCGCGATGGCCGCCGGACCCTCCATGGTCGTGGTCGACGAGGCGTACGGGGAGTTCTCGCACCGGCCCTCGCTGCTGCCGCTGATCGATGGCCGCCCGAACCTGGTGCTGACCCGGACCATGTCCAAGGCGTTCGGGGCGGCCGGGCTGCGACTCGGCTACCTGGCCGCCGACCCGGCGGTGGTGGACGCCGTCCAGCTGGTCCGGCTGCCCTACCACCTGTCCTCGATCACCCAGGCGACCGCGCTGGCCGCGCTGGAGCACACCGACACCCTGCTCGGCTACGTCGAGCAGCTCAAGGCCGAGCGGGACCGGCTGGTCGCCGAACTGACGGCGATCGGCTACGAGGTCACCGCGTCCGACGCCAACTTCGTGCAGTTCGGCCGGTTCGCCGACAGCCACGCTGCCTGGCAGGCGCTCCTCGACCGCGGCGTCCTGGTCCGCGACAACGGCGTACCCGGCCGGCTGCGGGTCACCGCGGGCACCCCGGCCGAGAACGACGCCTTCCTCGACGCCGCCCGGACCGTTTTCAAGGAACAGCAGAGCCGGCCGCCGCGCACCGAACACCGTACCGAGGAGTCCGTATGA
- a CDS encoding S53 family peptidase, giving the protein MPHAPTARRTAVALTAAAGLALSGLALAPTAGAQTTAHRLTTARSCAVAAKPGLMACQALKVTAGAQTLARSTGSVGAAAAPAGYGPADLVSAYGLPSGGGSGQTVAIVDAWDDPNAESDLAVYRAAFGLPECGTANGCFQKVGQDGGGAPLPLPDRAWAEEISLDLDMVSAICPLCRILLVEASSSAMDDLGASVNTAVALGAKYVSNSYGGGESPVDASYDSAYFDHPGVAITVSAGDAGYGIEYPAASQFVTAIGGTALTRDSSARGWKETAWGGSGSGCTSYDPKPAWQQDTECGGRTISDVSAVADPSTGVAVYDTYGGDPGWEVFGGTSVASPIVASVYALAGTPSAGSYPASFPYAHRDALNDVADGSNGTCAGSYLCTGLPGFDGPTGLGTPIGLTAFQG; this is encoded by the coding sequence ATCCCCCACGCCCCCACCGCCCGCCGCACCGCCGTCGCGCTCACCGCCGCGGCCGGTCTGGCCCTGTCCGGGCTCGCCCTCGCCCCCACCGCGGGCGCCCAGACCACCGCGCACCGGCTCACCACCGCCCGCTCCTGCGCGGTCGCCGCCAAACCGGGCCTGATGGCCTGTCAGGCACTGAAGGTGACGGCCGGCGCGCAGACGCTGGCGAGGTCGACCGGCTCGGTCGGCGCCGCGGCGGCCCCGGCCGGCTACGGCCCGGCCGACCTGGTGAGCGCCTACGGTCTCCCGTCCGGCGGCGGTTCCGGCCAGACCGTCGCGATCGTGGACGCCTGGGACGACCCGAACGCCGAGTCGGACCTGGCCGTGTACCGCGCCGCCTTCGGCCTGCCCGAGTGCGGCACCGCCAACGGCTGCTTCCAGAAGGTCGGCCAGGACGGCGGCGGCGCCCCGCTGCCGCTGCCCGACCGCGCCTGGGCCGAGGAGATATCCCTGGACCTGGACATGGTCAGCGCGATCTGCCCGCTGTGCCGCATCCTGCTGGTCGAGGCGTCCTCGTCGGCGATGGACGACCTGGGCGCGTCGGTCAACACCGCGGTGGCCCTGGGCGCGAAGTACGTGTCCAACAGCTACGGCGGCGGCGAGTCGCCCGTGGACGCCTCGTACGACAGCGCGTACTTCGACCACCCCGGCGTCGCGATCACCGTCAGCGCCGGCGACGCGGGCTACGGCATCGAGTACCCGGCCGCCTCGCAGTTCGTCACCGCCATCGGCGGCACCGCGCTGACCAGGGACTCCTCGGCACGCGGCTGGAAGGAGACGGCGTGGGGCGGCAGCGGCTCCGGCTGCACGTCCTACGACCCCAAGCCCGCCTGGCAGCAGGACACCGAGTGCGGCGGCCGGACGATCTCCGACGTGTCCGCCGTCGCCGACCCCTCCACCGGGGTCGCGGTGTACGACACCTACGGCGGCGACCCGGGCTGGGAGGTCTTCGGCGGCACCAGCGTCGCCTCGCCGATCGTCGCCTCGGTCTACGCGCTGGCCGGTACGCCGTCGGCCGGCTCGTACCCGGCGTCCTTCCCGTACGCCCACCGGGACGCGCTCAACGACGTGGCGGACGGCTCCAACGGGACGTGCGCGGGGTCGTACCTGTGCACCGGCCTGCCGGGCTTCGACGGCCCGACCGGCCTCGGCACCCCGATCGGCCTGACCGCCTTCCAGGGCTGA
- the hisF gene encoding imidazole glycerol phosphate synthase subunit HisF: protein MTLAVRVIPCLDVDAGRVVKGVNFRNLRDAGDPVEMAKLYDAEGADELTFLDITASSGDRETTYDVVRRTAEQVFIPLTVGGGVRSAEDVDKLLRAGADKVGVNTAAIARPELIQEIAERFGRQVLVLSVDARRTADGSFEVTTHGGRRGTGVDAVEWAHRAAELGAGEILLNSMDADGTKDGYDTEMIAAVRAHVSVPVIASGGAGKAGDFAPAVAAGADAVLAASVFHFGDLRIGEVKAALREAGHPVR from the coding sequence ATGACCCTCGCGGTCCGAGTCATCCCCTGCCTGGACGTGGACGCCGGGCGGGTCGTCAAGGGCGTCAACTTCCGGAACCTGCGGGACGCGGGCGACCCGGTCGAGATGGCCAAGCTCTACGACGCCGAGGGCGCCGACGAGCTCACCTTCCTGGACATCACTGCGTCCTCGGGCGACCGGGAGACCACCTACGACGTGGTGCGGCGCACCGCGGAGCAGGTCTTCATCCCGCTGACCGTCGGCGGCGGGGTGCGCAGCGCCGAGGACGTCGACAAGCTGCTGCGGGCCGGCGCGGACAAGGTGGGCGTCAACACCGCGGCCATCGCCAGGCCCGAGCTGATCCAGGAGATCGCCGAGCGCTTCGGGCGGCAGGTGCTGGTGCTGTCGGTGGACGCCCGCCGCACCGCCGACGGCTCCTTCGAGGTCACCACGCACGGCGGCCGGCGTGGTACCGGTGTCGACGCGGTGGAGTGGGCGCACCGGGCGGCCGAGCTGGGCGCGGGGGAGATCCTGCTCAACTCGATGGACGCCGACGGCACCAAGGACGGCTACGACACCGAGATGATCGCCGCGGTGCGCGCGCACGTGTCCGTCCCGGTGATCGCCTCCGGCGGCGCGGGCAAGGCCGGCGACTTCGCCCCGGCGGTGGCCGCGGGGGCCGACGCGGTGCTGGCCGCCTCCGTCTTCCACTTCGGCGACCTGCGCATCGGCGAGGTCAAGGCGGCGCTGCGCGAGGCCGGTCACCCGGTCCGCTGA
- a CDS encoding DUF2752 domain-containing protein: MTPPFRPTPRFPGAAPARPPGPPWPVPRPAPPAATRRGPLRRTAVPLALLGGAACVFGYVAAVDPNSPGHYPLCPLRYYTGLYCPGCGGLRSAYAVAHGHIGTALGCNAVAVAGYLAFAAFWALWFTRAALGRPFAPALRPAHRVLALALLAAFTIVRNLPFGAALAP; the protein is encoded by the coding sequence GTGACCCCGCCCTTCCGGCCGACCCCGCGGTTTCCCGGGGCGGCGCCCGCCAGGCCGCCCGGCCCGCCGTGGCCGGTACCGCGGCCGGCCCCGCCGGCGGCCACCCGCCGCGGCCCGCTGCGCCGCACCGCCGTACCGCTCGCCCTGCTCGGCGGGGCCGCCTGCGTGTTCGGGTACGTCGCCGCCGTGGACCCGAACAGCCCCGGCCACTACCCGCTCTGCCCGCTGCGGTACTACACCGGCCTGTACTGCCCCGGCTGTGGCGGCCTGCGCAGCGCCTACGCGGTCGCGCACGGCCACATCGGCACCGCGCTGGGCTGCAACGCCGTCGCCGTCGCCGGATACCTGGCTTTCGCGGCCTTCTGGGCGCTCTGGTTCACCCGGGCGGCCCTCGGGCGCCCCTTCGCGCCGGCCCTGCGGCCTGCCCACCGCGTTCTGGCGCTCGCCCTGCTGGCCGCGTTCACCATTGTCCGGAACCTGCCCTTCGGCGCCGCGCTCGCGCCCTGA
- the hisI gene encoding phosphoribosyl-AMP cyclohydrolase — MPATSLDPAIAARLKLTPEGLIPAIAQQYDTGEVLMLGWMDAEALHRTLTTGRCTYWSRSRREYWVKGDTSGHVQHVKAVALDCDGDTLLVRVDQVGAACHTGDRTCFDADVLPAAPGTPAGQ, encoded by the coding sequence ATGCCCGCGACTTCACTCGATCCCGCCATCGCCGCCCGCCTCAAGCTCACTCCCGAGGGGCTGATTCCGGCCATCGCGCAGCAGTACGACACCGGCGAGGTGCTGATGCTCGGCTGGATGGACGCCGAGGCGCTGCACCGCACGCTGACCACCGGCCGCTGCACGTACTGGAGCCGCAGCCGGCGGGAGTACTGGGTCAAGGGCGACACCTCCGGCCACGTCCAGCACGTCAAGGCGGTCGCCCTGGACTGCGACGGGGACACGTTGCTGGTCCGGGTCGACCAGGTGGGCGCGGCCTGCCACACCGGGGACCGGACCTGCTTCGACGCGGACGTCCTGCCGGCCGCGCCGGGCACGCCCGCGGGCCAGTAA
- the hisB gene encoding imidazoleglycerol-phosphate dehydratase HisB, with product MTRLGRVERTTKETSTVVEIDLDGTGQVSVSTGVGFYDHMLDQLGRHGLFDLSVKTEGDLHIDTHHTIEDTALALGAAFKQALGDKVGIYRFGNCTVPLDESLAQVTVDLSGRPYLVHTEPENMAPMIGGYDTTMTRHILESFVAQAQIALHVHVPYGRNAHHIVECQFKALARALRYASERDPRAAGILPSTKGAL from the coding sequence ATGACCCGCCTGGGCCGGGTGGAACGCACCACCAAGGAGACGTCCACCGTCGTCGAGATCGACCTGGACGGCACCGGCCAGGTGTCGGTGTCGACCGGCGTCGGCTTCTACGACCACATGCTCGACCAGCTCGGCCGGCACGGCCTGTTCGACCTCAGCGTGAAGACCGAGGGCGACCTGCACATCGACACCCACCACACCATCGAGGACACCGCCCTCGCCCTCGGCGCCGCCTTCAAGCAGGCGCTCGGCGACAAGGTCGGCATCTACCGCTTCGGCAACTGCACGGTGCCGCTGGACGAGTCCCTCGCCCAGGTCACCGTGGACCTCTCCGGCCGCCCCTACCTGGTGCACACCGAGCCGGAGAACATGGCGCCGATGATCGGCGGCTACGACACGACGATGACCCGGCACATCCTGGAGTCCTTCGTCGCGCAGGCGCAGATCGCCCTGCACGTCCACGTACCGTACGGGCGCAACGCGCACCACATCGTGGAGTGCCAGTTCAAGGCGCTGGCCAGGGCGCTGCGTTACGCCAGCGAGCGCGATCCGCGCGCCGCGGGGATCCTGCCGTCGACGAAGGGCGCGCTGTGA
- the priA gene encoding bifunctional 1-(5-phosphoribosyl)-5-((5-phosphoribosylamino)methylideneamino)imidazole-4-carboxamide isomerase/phosphoribosylanthranilate isomerase PriA, with product MTKLELLPAVDVRDGQAVRLVHGESGSETSYGEPLAAALAWQRAGAQWLHLVDLDAAFGTGDNRALIGEVARSMDIKVELSGGIRDDDTLAAALATGCTRVNLGTAALESPQWVAKVIAEHGDRIAVGLDVRGTTLRGRGWTRDGGDLYETLARLDAEGCARYVVTDIAKDGTLQGPNLDLLRDVCAATDKPVVASGGVSSLADLRAVAGLVPAGVEGAIVGKALYAKAFTLEEALEAVSR from the coding sequence ATGACCAAGCTCGAACTCCTCCCCGCCGTCGACGTCAGGGACGGCCAGGCCGTCCGCCTCGTGCACGGCGAGTCCGGCTCTGAGACGTCGTACGGCGAGCCGCTCGCCGCCGCGCTCGCCTGGCAGCGGGCCGGTGCGCAGTGGCTGCACCTGGTGGACCTGGACGCGGCCTTCGGCACCGGCGACAACCGGGCGCTGATCGGCGAGGTGGCCCGCAGTATGGACATCAAGGTCGAGCTGTCCGGCGGCATCCGGGACGACGACACCCTCGCCGCGGCCCTGGCCACCGGCTGCACCCGGGTCAACCTCGGGACGGCCGCGCTGGAGAGCCCGCAGTGGGTGGCGAAGGTGATCGCCGAGCACGGCGACCGGATCGCGGTCGGCCTGGACGTCCGCGGCACCACGCTGCGCGGGCGCGGCTGGACCCGTGACGGCGGCGACCTGTACGAGACGCTGGCCAGGCTGGACGCCGAGGGCTGCGCCCGCTACGTGGTCACCGACATCGCCAAGGACGGCACCCTGCAGGGCCCCAACCTGGACCTGCTGCGCGATGTGTGCGCGGCCACCGACAAGCCCGTGGTCGCCTCCGGCGGGGTGTCCAGCCTGGCCGACCTGCGGGCCGTCGCCGGTCTGGTCCCGGCGGGTGTGGAGGGCGCCATTGTCGGAAAGGCGCTCTACGCGAAGGCGTTCACGCTCGAAGAAGCCCTGGAGGCAGTGTCACGATGA
- the hisH gene encoding imidazole glycerol phosphate synthase subunit HisH: MTKSVVVLDYGFGNIRSAERALARAGAEVEITADYDRAMAADGLLVPGVGAFAACMAGLTAVRGDWIVGRRLAGGRPVMGICVGMQILFARGIEHGVQSDGLDEWPGTVEPLNAPVVPHMGWNTVRAPEDSRQFAGLDEDARFYFVHSYAVREWRLDAHNGAIRAPKVAWTTHGEPFVAAVENGPLWATQFHPEKSGDAGAQLLANWLGTL; this comes from the coding sequence ATGACCAAGAGCGTCGTGGTGCTCGACTACGGCTTCGGCAACATCCGGTCCGCCGAGCGCGCGCTGGCCAGGGCCGGCGCCGAGGTGGAGATCACCGCCGACTACGACCGGGCGATGGCCGCCGACGGGCTGCTGGTGCCCGGTGTCGGCGCCTTCGCGGCCTGCATGGCCGGGCTGACCGCGGTACGCGGCGACTGGATCGTCGGCCGCCGGCTGGCCGGCGGGCGCCCGGTGATGGGCATCTGCGTCGGTATGCAGATCCTCTTCGCCCGGGGCATCGAGCACGGCGTGCAGAGCGACGGCCTGGACGAGTGGCCCGGCACCGTCGAGCCGCTGAACGCCCCGGTCGTCCCGCACATGGGCTGGAACACGGTACGGGCCCCCGAGGACTCCCGGCAGTTCGCCGGTCTGGACGAGGACGCCCGGTTCTACTTCGTGCACTCCTACGCCGTACGCGAGTGGCGGCTGGACGCCCACAACGGCGCCATCCGCGCCCCCAAGGTGGCCTGGACCACCCACGGCGAGCCGTTCGTGGCCGCGGTGGAGAACGGGCCGCTGTGGGCCACCCAGTTCCATCCGGAGAAGTCCGGGGACGCGGGGGCGCAGCTGCTGGCCAACTGGCTCGGCACCCTCTAG